In one window of Escherichia coli DSM 30083 = JCM 1649 = ATCC 11775 DNA:
- the yrdA gene encoding gamma carbonic anhydrase family protein yields MSDVLRPYRDLFPQIGQRVMIDDSSVVIGDVRLADDVGIWPLVVIRGDVHYVQIGARTNIQDGSMLHVTHKSSYNPDGNPLTIGEDVTVGHKVMLHGCTIGNRVLVGMGSILLDGAIVEDDVMIGAGSLVPQNKRLESGYLYLGSPVKQIRPLSDEEKAGLRYSANNYVKWKDEYLDQGNQTQP; encoded by the coding sequence ATGTCTGATGTTTTACGCCCATACCGCGATCTTTTTCCACAAATCGGTCAGCGCGTAATGATCGACGATAGCAGCGTCGTGATTGGTGACGTTCGTTTGGCTGATGATGTGGGGATCTGGCCGCTCGTTGTGATTCGTGGAGATGTACATTATGTACAGATCGGAGCACGCACCAATATCCAGGATGGCAGTATGTTGCATGTCACTCATAAATCCTCGTACAACCCAGATGGCAACCCATTAACCATTGGCGAAGATGTCACTGTTGGTCACAAGGTGATGCTCCACGGCTGCACCATTGGCAATCGAGTTTTGGTTGGGATGGGCTCAATTTTACTTGATGGCGCAATAGTAGAAGATGATGTGATGATTGGTGCGGGTAGCCTGGTCCCACAAAATAAACGGCTGGAGAGCGGATATCTGTATCTCGGTAGCCCCGTCAAACAGATCCGCCCGTTAAGTGATGAAGAGAAGGCTGGGTTACGCTATTCCGCAAATAACTACGTGAAATGGAAGGACGAATATCTGGATCAAGGTAACCAGACCCAACCTTGA
- the yrdB gene encoding DUF1488 domain-containing protein, whose product MNQAIQFPDREEWDENKRCVCFPALVNGMQLTCAISGESLAYRFTGDTPEQWLASFRQHRWDLEEEAENLIQEQSEDDQGWVWLP is encoded by the coding sequence GTGAATCAGGCCATCCAGTTTCCGGATAGGGAAGAGTGGGACGAGAATAAAAGATGTGTATGTTTTCCCGCTCTCGTGAATGGTATGCAACTGACATGTGCGATCTCTGGCGAGAGTCTGGCGTATCGCTTTACTGGAGATACGCCAGAACAGTGGTTAGCGAGTTTTCGTCAGCATCGCTGGGACCTGGAAGAAGAAGCGGAAAACTTAATTCAGGAACAAAGTGAAGATGATCAAGGTTGGGTCTGGTTACCTTGA